The proteins below come from a single Gimesia alba genomic window:
- a CDS encoding DEAD/DEAH box helicase has protein sequence MTENNQPGLYEQLLTNTLQRQLEQLSDPRLYSTARVDADDAHTAISQFLEHALASGLASFRGVEAVERQKRVVDRILSILVDELGQDWEHQFDITTPLRRLLAIHRTSEQPFDQRPDTPLSRSALLTGTRLDPSLGSQLKKEIATADSVDILCSFIKWSGLRVILDELRALAEQPADNGPRIRVITTSYMGATDPKAIEELSKLPNTEIRVSYDTKRTRLHAKAYLFHRLTDFGNAYVGSANLSNAALSEGLEWTTKISQYELSYLWGKITGTFETYWQDEEFQRFTGADPERLRQAIHRERSSASDPEINVKFDLRPYPFQEEILDILKAERELQGKRQHLVVAATGTGKTMIAAFDYARVCREKNRQPSFLFIVHREEILKQALASFRAVLRDQNFGDLLVGGREPAQNTHLFCSIQSYNSRELGKSAADAYEYVVVDEFHHAAAPSYRRLLDHIRPDILLGLTATPERSDQLDVLQRFGGRTSAEIRLPDAINRKLLCPFQYFGVADSVDLDGLTWQRGGYSIEELDQIYTGNDVRARLILDKTHQILLHPYQARGLGFCVSKAHAEFMARYFNESGISAAALTADSSNELRRAVQNQLRTREINFIFVVDLYNEGVDIPEVDTLLLLRPTESMMIFLQQLGRGMRLHEEKECLTILDFIGAQRREFQFASRFRALSTKPAQQLDQEIEHGFPHLPSGCVIQLERVAQQRVLENVKNTIRLHKSRIISSLREMGIGFGYVPTLADALDYFSTNLDELLKRGLWSSLLAEAGLIEPMDDPDQKQLAKGLRRISHVDCVYQIEQWLQHIDQVEISKGEDSRIFEMLHVSLWGKQSIGWSISESRKRLLENTGACQDLKAILNHQRQRALTHEAGRLPSVSGPLTIHAQYTRDEILIGLGHWSLKDRPDQREGVLHLKDAKVDAFFVTLQKTEADYSPTTMYEDYLISHNLFHWQSQSNTSVSSPTGQRYINHRSMGYTPLLFVRETKKRASGLTTPYYYLGPCEYVSHSGNRPLNIIWRLTNSVPAKIYRQMARQAIG, from the coding sequence ATGACTGAAAACAACCAGCCGGGGTTGTATGAACAATTGCTGACGAATACCCTGCAGCGTCAATTAGAACAGTTGAGTGATCCCAGGCTTTATTCCACAGCGAGAGTGGATGCCGATGATGCGCATACTGCAATCTCGCAATTCCTAGAGCACGCACTCGCTTCTGGGCTGGCGAGTTTTCGTGGTGTTGAGGCAGTTGAACGACAGAAGAGAGTTGTAGATCGAATTCTATCAATTCTCGTTGATGAGCTGGGGCAGGATTGGGAACACCAATTTGATATTACGACGCCATTGCGTAGGCTGCTTGCAATTCACCGTACATCGGAGCAACCATTCGATCAGCGCCCTGATACACCACTATCGCGTTCGGCTCTGTTAACGGGAACACGACTCGATCCCAGTTTGGGAAGCCAGTTGAAAAAGGAGATCGCAACAGCAGATTCTGTTGACATACTTTGTTCGTTTATCAAGTGGAGTGGGCTGCGCGTGATTCTGGATGAATTACGAGCATTGGCCGAACAACCAGCTGACAATGGTCCAAGGATTCGTGTGATCACAACCAGTTATATGGGAGCCACTGATCCCAAAGCAATTGAAGAATTAAGCAAACTTCCTAATACCGAAATTCGAGTTAGCTATGACACGAAACGAACACGACTGCATGCTAAGGCTTATCTTTTTCATCGCTTGACGGATTTTGGTAACGCTTATGTTGGTTCTGCGAATCTTTCCAATGCCGCGTTGTCAGAAGGATTAGAGTGGACGACGAAAATTAGTCAGTACGAACTTTCGTATTTATGGGGAAAAATTACAGGGACATTTGAAACGTATTGGCAAGATGAAGAGTTTCAACGATTTACGGGAGCAGACCCGGAACGATTACGCCAAGCGATACACAGAGAGCGTTCGTCAGCTTCTGATCCTGAAATAAACGTGAAGTTTGACCTACGTCCTTATCCATTTCAGGAAGAAATATTGGACATTCTTAAAGCAGAACGGGAACTACAAGGTAAAAGACAGCATCTGGTCGTTGCTGCGACGGGGACTGGAAAAACTATGATTGCTGCGTTCGATTATGCCCGCGTCTGTCGCGAAAAGAATCGCCAGCCTTCGTTTTTATTCATTGTACATCGCGAAGAAATATTGAAACAGGCACTCGCATCATTTCGTGCCGTCTTAAGAGACCAGAATTTTGGAGATTTGCTAGTAGGGGGGAGAGAACCTGCACAGAATACCCATCTATTTTGTTCCATTCAAAGTTATAACTCTCGCGAGTTAGGTAAAAGTGCGGCAGATGCATATGAATATGTTGTTGTTGACGAATTTCATCACGCTGCAGCACCTAGTTACCGACGCTTGCTAGACCATATTCGCCCAGACATTTTACTCGGGCTCACTGCGACACCAGAACGATCAGACCAACTCGATGTCCTACAAAGGTTCGGTGGACGAACGAGTGCAGAAATCCGTTTGCCGGATGCTATCAACCGGAAATTGCTTTGTCCGTTTCAATACTTTGGTGTAGCAGATTCGGTAGATCTAGATGGTCTCACATGGCAACGTGGCGGTTATAGCATTGAGGAACTCGATCAAATCTATACTGGAAATGACGTGCGGGCTCGGCTAATTCTCGACAAAACACATCAGATATTATTACATCCTTATCAAGCACGCGGTCTCGGGTTTTGTGTGAGCAAAGCTCATGCTGAATTTATGGCGCGTTACTTTAATGAAAGTGGAATTTCCGCCGCCGCATTGACGGCAGACTCGTCTAATGAATTGCGGCGAGCGGTTCAAAATCAGTTACGCACGCGTGAAATCAACTTCATTTTTGTCGTCGACCTTTATAATGAAGGAGTCGATATTCCTGAGGTCGATACGCTGCTTTTACTCCGACCTACAGAAAGTATGATGATCTTTCTGCAACAGTTGGGGCGTGGCATGAGACTGCATGAAGAGAAAGAATGCTTGACAATTCTCGATTTTATTGGTGCACAGCGGCGTGAATTTCAATTTGCGTCCCGTTTTCGAGCGCTAAGTACCAAGCCTGCGCAACAGCTTGATCAAGAAATAGAACACGGATTTCCCCATTTGCCCAGTGGTTGTGTTATCCAGTTAGAACGCGTAGCACAGCAGCGAGTACTCGAAAATGTTAAAAATACAATACGACTACACAAGTCTAGAATAATTTCCAGTCTGCGTGAAATGGGGATTGGTTTTGGGTACGTACCAACTTTAGCGGATGCTTTGGACTATTTTAGTACCAATCTGGATGAATTGTTGAAACGAGGCCTATGGTCAAGTCTGTTAGCTGAGGCAGGGTTAATTGAACCCATGGACGATCCTGACCAAAAGCAGTTAGCAAAAGGACTTCGTCGAATCAGTCATGTAGATTGTGTATATCAAATTGAACAATGGCTTCAGCATATTGATCAAGTCGAGATTTCTAAAGGTGAAGATTCTCGGATATTTGAAATGTTGCATGTGAGTCTATGGGGAAAACAAAGTATAGGTTGGTCGATTTCAGAATCTCGAAAACGGTTGCTGGAAAATACGGGTGCTTGCCAAGATTTGAAAGCGATTTTAAATCATCAGCGGCAACGAGCTCTTACACATGAAGCGGGTAGATTACCTTCAGTCTCAGGTCCTTTGACGATCCATGCCCAGTACACTCGTGATGAAATTTTAATTGGTTTGGGGCATTGGTCTCTCAAAGATCGGCCCGACCAACGTGAAGGTGTATTGCATCTCAAGGATGCAAAAGTCGATGCGTTTTTTGTTACATTGCAAAAAACAGAAGCAGATTACTCACCGACCACCATGTATGAAGATTATTTGATATCACACAATTTGTTTCATTGGCAGTCGCAAAGTAATACTTCAGTATCCTCACCCACCGGACAGAGATATATCAATCATCGATCTATGGGGTATACACCACTTTTATTTGTACGTGAGACCAAAAAGCGAGCTTCGGGACTTACCACGCCATACTATTACCTTGGTCCTTGTGAATACGTTTCGCATTCTGGTAACCGTCCCTTGAATATAATTTGGAGACTTACTAATTCTGTACCAGCAAAGATTTACAGGCAAATGGCTCGGCAAGCTATAGGATAA
- a CDS encoding tetratricopeptide repeat protein, translating into MRLFHFVSILSLFTILTFVTPSFAEEQYLEFIEGLRDKNYHDTALDYLNQIEADKETPKEIRELIPFERAMTLMMFSRTQKLPQDQEETLNQALAQLELFTKQSPNHPKAGTANTERGKIILEKAEVEVRKAQTSDQVKKKEAQTAARKLVAQARAIFQKAYNLHEKTWKSFPATFIDKQKEPEKYAARARAEIQFMSAQLDLAQCTYEEAQTYDRGSADFNRLLKKASEEYAKIHERYRSQVGGLYARMWQGKCFEEQGELGRALGIYNELLGHPGKSQPIKQLKDNILQFRLICLNDEKKKDYQLVINEAEQWLKENRSRSRTAIGQGITWELARAQEALANVEGTKKSDQERILRQALTNARFVNAFRGKYRDVSRLMVGRLNAKLQGNSGGDPQDFETAYGLGQDRIKQTKSLKDKVAAAKSPADKKKAQVELNQYMEETARLLKIALRLADGKTDPKELDHARFLLCYTYYNLRRSYECAILGEYIANNHHKDSAQIALDAAYLALAGFLQAYNDAPKEQRYVDNQHMESICNLIATKWPDSDRANDARIQLGNIYSQTDRPAEAAKWYSQVPKTAPQYVDAQIRAGQAYWNSYLTAMSRRSETKPGEVNEWAKLAEKHLRTGIAATEKSVPPTAATPENLTAAKTSLAQIALNNGNYQEAIDILSKDPHSVLKAIHLAKGKKRPAKGVQSSDFANLVYQLQLRAYIGLQQIDLARKAMNQLEESASGTGGESITDMYRQLGEKITEEIERLKAAGDTKRIDDVRKSLETFLTDIFKRKDQTYGSLVWIGETYYGMGQGASENPAIARGYFDKAAAAFEEIQKRQDASGDFIPGNFQVGITLRLVNCKRQQGEFEEALKLITPVLKEKDNSPEVQFEAASILQDWAGSGQGDSNKKYLEAINGMELEGGALLRGWAYLTRILQTSIASTGRDDLKKMYYDAQYNKIESRRKYGIAINDTKELEKAKLETNVFGQISVDLPDDVWERFNQLYRQIQTDMGEDPVDLERRQTATETVAANDAKQLKTESPANTQQKVAQQSAAAAEAPGGSNTMLFLAVIVLGIGGAVAFYFFGLKPGKKARPSYQLASNVTMPSEIPAPPAPAPKTSRSASPKSAMPNVGTEKPRTKAEPEKEKRKKAPEQSGTGKEKRKLTPEQIAARKAKLAQMSPEEIAARKAAIAKKKAAQAKQQKQSRPRPEGESKDA; encoded by the coding sequence ATGCGTCTATTCCATTTTGTTTCGATCCTGAGTCTGTTTACGATTCTGACTTTCGTGACCCCCTCATTTGCCGAAGAGCAGTATCTTGAGTTTATCGAGGGACTACGGGACAAAAACTATCACGATACCGCTCTGGATTATCTGAATCAAATTGAGGCAGACAAAGAAACACCCAAAGAAATTCGAGAGCTGATTCCCTTTGAACGCGCGATGACGCTGATGATGTTCTCGCGAACTCAGAAACTTCCCCAAGATCAGGAGGAAACGCTGAATCAGGCGCTGGCACAACTTGAGTTGTTCACAAAGCAGAGCCCGAATCACCCCAAAGCAGGGACGGCCAATACCGAACGTGGAAAGATTATTCTTGAGAAAGCGGAAGTTGAGGTTCGCAAAGCGCAGACTTCTGATCAAGTCAAGAAAAAAGAGGCTCAAACAGCCGCCCGCAAACTCGTTGCCCAAGCGCGGGCGATCTTTCAAAAAGCGTATAACCTGCACGAAAAAACCTGGAAATCATTTCCGGCCACATTCATTGATAAGCAGAAAGAGCCGGAAAAGTACGCAGCCCGTGCCAGAGCAGAAATTCAGTTCATGAGTGCCCAGCTCGACCTGGCACAGTGTACTTACGAAGAAGCGCAAACCTATGATCGCGGCAGTGCCGATTTTAATCGTCTGTTGAAAAAAGCGTCTGAAGAATATGCCAAAATTCACGAGCGTTATCGCAGTCAGGTGGGTGGGCTCTATGCCCGAATGTGGCAGGGAAAATGCTTTGAAGAGCAGGGAGAACTGGGACGCGCCCTGGGGATTTATAATGAACTGCTGGGCCACCCTGGAAAATCACAGCCCATCAAACAGTTAAAAGATAACATCTTGCAGTTTCGACTCATCTGTTTGAATGATGAAAAGAAAAAAGACTATCAATTGGTGATTAACGAAGCCGAGCAGTGGTTAAAAGAAAACCGGTCTCGAAGTCGAACTGCGATCGGCCAGGGAATTACCTGGGAGCTGGCACGTGCGCAGGAAGCGCTGGCGAATGTCGAGGGAACGAAAAAGAGTGACCAGGAACGTATTCTACGACAGGCGTTGACGAACGCTCGTTTTGTGAATGCCTTCCGAGGAAAGTACCGTGATGTTTCTCGTCTGATGGTGGGCCGCCTGAATGCGAAACTACAGGGCAATTCTGGCGGAGATCCCCAAGACTTTGAGACCGCCTACGGTTTAGGGCAGGATCGTATCAAACAGACCAAGTCCTTAAAAGATAAAGTCGCCGCAGCAAAATCGCCTGCTGATAAAAAGAAAGCACAGGTCGAACTAAATCAGTACATGGAAGAGACGGCACGTCTACTGAAAATTGCTCTGAGACTGGCAGACGGAAAAACCGATCCGAAGGAACTGGATCACGCCCGGTTTTTACTGTGTTACACCTATTATAATCTGCGACGCAGTTACGAGTGTGCAATTCTCGGTGAATACATCGCCAACAATCATCACAAAGACAGCGCCCAGATTGCTTTGGATGCTGCCTATCTGGCGCTGGCGGGTTTCCTGCAAGCCTATAACGATGCGCCGAAAGAGCAGCGGTATGTGGATAACCAGCACATGGAAAGCATCTGTAATCTGATCGCCACCAAATGGCCGGATAGCGACCGTGCGAATGATGCTCGGATTCAGCTGGGGAATATCTACAGCCAGACCGACCGACCAGCAGAAGCGGCAAAATGGTATTCTCAAGTGCCAAAGACGGCACCTCAGTATGTGGACGCACAAATCAGAGCAGGTCAGGCATATTGGAACAGTTATCTGACAGCGATGTCGCGTCGCTCTGAAACAAAGCCTGGAGAAGTGAATGAATGGGCGAAACTTGCTGAGAAGCATTTACGGACAGGGATTGCCGCGACAGAGAAATCGGTTCCACCCACCGCGGCGACGCCGGAAAATCTGACCGCGGCGAAAACATCACTGGCACAGATCGCGCTCAATAATGGCAACTATCAGGAAGCCATCGATATCCTGTCGAAAGACCCGCATTCCGTACTAAAAGCCATTCATCTTGCGAAAGGCAAAAAACGGCCTGCAAAAGGGGTGCAAAGCAGTGATTTCGCAAATCTGGTGTACCAGCTTCAACTACGCGCTTACATTGGCTTACAGCAGATTGACCTGGCCCGGAAAGCGATGAACCAGTTAGAGGAATCTGCATCGGGCACGGGAGGCGAATCGATTACCGACATGTATCGCCAGCTCGGTGAAAAGATCACAGAAGAGATCGAACGTCTCAAAGCCGCCGGGGATACTAAGCGAATCGACGATGTCCGTAAGTCACTGGAAACATTCCTGACGGATATCTTCAAACGGAAAGATCAGACGTACGGATCGCTGGTCTGGATTGGTGAAACCTATTATGGAATGGGACAGGGTGCCAGCGAGAATCCGGCAATCGCCCGGGGCTACTTTGACAAAGCCGCCGCCGCCTTTGAAGAAATTCAGAAACGACAAGACGCCTCCGGAGATTTTATTCCGGGGAACTTCCAGGTCGGAATTACACTGCGATTAGTGAACTGTAAGCGGCAGCAAGGCGAATTTGAAGAAGCGTTGAAACTGATTACACCTGTGCTCAAAGAAAAAGATAATTCTCCCGAAGTGCAGTTTGAAGCAGCTTCCATTCTGCAGGACTGGGCCGGCAGTGGTCAGGGGGACTCCAACAAAAAATATCTGGAAGCGATCAATGGAATGGAGCTTGAGGGGGGAGCCCTGCTTCGAGGCTGGGCTTATCTCACTCGTATCTTACAGACTTCCATTGCTTCCACGGGACGTGATGATTTGAAGAAAATGTACTATGACGCCCAGTACAATAAAATCGAGTCTCGCCGAAAATACGGAATTGCCATCAACGATACCAAAGAACTGGAAAAAGCAAAATTAGAGACCAACGTCTTCGGTCAGATAAGTGTCGATTTGCCAGATGATGTCTGGGAACGGTTTAACCAACTGTATCGACAAATTCAGACTGACATGGGTGAAGATCCTGTCGATCTGGAACGGCGTCAGACTGCGACTGAGACAGTGGCTGCGAATGATGCAAAACAGTTAAAAACAGAATCACCAGCAAATACTCAGCAGAAAGTCGCACAACAGTCAGCGGCTGCAGCAGAGGCACCAGGTGGTTCGAATACGATGTTATTCCTGGCCGTGATTGTCTTGGGGATCGGTGGTGCTGTTGCGTTTTATTTCTTCGGATTGAAGCCTGGGAAAAAAGCACGTCCGTCGTATCAACTTGCTTCAAATGTGACAATGCCTTCGGAGATTCCGGCACCACCAGCGCCAGCTCCCAAAACGAGTCGGTCGGCGTCTCCGAAGTCTGCCATGCCGAATGTGGGCACTGAGAAACCACGCACGAAAGCAGAACCTGAAAAAGAAAAACGGAAAAAAGCACCAGAACAAAGTGGAACTGGTAAAGAGAAACGAAAATTAACACCGGAGCAGATTGCCGCCCGTAAGGCCAAACTGGCGCAGATGTCACCGGAAGAAATCGCAGCCCGTAAAGCGGCGATTGCCAAGAAAAAAGCCGCACAGGCGAAACAGCAAAAACAGTCAAGACCTCGTCCGGAAGGTGAATCCAAAGACGCCTGA
- a CDS encoding PVC-type heme-binding CxxCH protein, translating to MPLALSFYIRNTIRLFACLVAFILLGISSTTASAEKLDLLFIGDNGHHQPSRRFEELAPALLERGITLRYTDRMENIDPETLSQFDGLVLYANIDRIEDAQAKALLNYIAEGHGFIPLHCASYCWRNNKEIVALMGAQFQQHGGQVFTTEIARPNHPIMQGYNSFTSWDETYIHHLHNEKNRTVLEYRVQGDQAAGKKREPWTWIKTHGKGRVFYTAWGHDQRTFKNPGFQNLVERGIRWACGDDPTKVPAFSDPNSFTAPPMTELRRDLKKFEYVDVGPKIPNYTPGKKWGTQSAPRNLMQKPLSVAESIKHFVTPQGIAVRRYADERDFHSKPIAMTWDERGRLWVCETVDYPNELGKDRDRIRICEDTDADHVADKFTVFAEGLSIPTAIVIVRGGAVVQNGTETIYLKDTDGDDVADQQTTLISNWTLGDTHGGVSNFRYGLDNWIWAMQGYNKSTPKFNGQATQSFGQGFWRFKLSQTDPPQVTDLEFIRSSDNNTWGLGISEEGLIFGSTANGNPSMFMPVPNRYYERVRGWAPSTLHSIADSHLFKPITDKIRQVDHHGGYTAAAGHALYTARTFPQQWWNKTAFVCGPTGHLVGTYVLRRDGANYESTSPVNLLASDDEWSAPVLAEVGPDGAVWVIDWYNYIVQHNPTPHGFKTGKGRAYESDLRDKKHGRIYRVVPVSKKGDNLHDADSLANKSNKELIEVLKHPSFVWRLQAQRLLIERKADDVLQPLVALAADQAVDQVDLNVGAIHALHTLKGLGYVQLDTRFKAAGFVTRCLKNGLTHPSAGVRRNAIAVLPTDENGLDLLLAHRRLFDDRDVQIRLQAILTLADMPASDQAGKLIAELAAKETDGILIDGLTSAAATHAIPFLQSVTSQKARPAANANIQIARTIAEHIGRGKPDAQTLQSIISGMQEANPAIVSAVLNGLTEGLPAKFTLAKSDSLDATLISAFERIDPASRFKLLQLANQCHTDALAHYAEEMIESLVDQLSSENTKPEMRVAAARDLVSFRVNDDDVVSQIIEQIHAQTPPEVADQLFEVIGRSQSPLAGEVIVETLSTLTPRVKSTAINIILSKPAWTKSLLNAAAKRQFDLNDLSLEQKQALRSFPDETLRLQAEKLLAMGGGLPDANREKVLQSLMHVTKVTGDSDAGREIFKKVCAACHQHGELGHSIGPNLTGMAVHPKAELLTHILDPSRNVEGNFRLYKVLTLDGKIINGMLAGESRTSITIVDSQAKKFDVPREDIDELIASRKSVMPEGFEKQITEQQLTDLLEFLTSKGRFLPIPLGRYATAVSTKPLFHDGENGPDQMIFPDWKPKTFKEIPFVLTDPRGQSTPNIILLNGPFGPLPPKMPKAVSLPCNSRAKTIHLLSGVGGWSFPASREKSVSMIVRLHYADGQTEDHRLLNGAHFADYIRRVDVPESEFAWMLRGQQIRYLGVKPKRQDKITNIELIKGTDNTAPIVMAVTIER from the coding sequence ATGCCGCTCGCATTATCATTCTACATCCGAAATACCATTCGTCTCTTTGCCTGCCTCGTTGCTTTCATTCTGCTGGGGATTTCGTCAACAACCGCCTCAGCTGAGAAACTCGATCTGTTGTTTATCGGCGACAACGGGCATCATCAGCCCTCACGTCGATTCGAGGAACTTGCTCCCGCACTCTTAGAGCGCGGGATTACCTTGCGATACACCGATCGCATGGAGAACATCGATCCAGAAACACTCTCCCAATTCGACGGGCTGGTTCTGTATGCGAACATTGATCGCATTGAAGATGCGCAGGCGAAAGCGTTGCTCAATTATATAGCGGAGGGACACGGCTTCATTCCGCTGCATTGTGCGAGTTATTGCTGGCGGAACAATAAAGAAATCGTGGCCTTGATGGGCGCTCAGTTTCAACAGCATGGCGGACAGGTCTTTACCACAGAGATCGCACGCCCGAATCACCCGATTATGCAGGGCTACAACAGCTTCACCAGTTGGGATGAGACTTATATTCATCACCTGCACAATGAAAAAAATCGAACCGTGCTCGAATACCGAGTCCAGGGCGATCAGGCAGCAGGCAAGAAACGCGAACCCTGGACGTGGATTAAAACACATGGTAAAGGTCGTGTCTTTTACACCGCATGGGGGCATGACCAGCGCACGTTTAAGAATCCCGGTTTCCAAAATCTGGTAGAACGTGGCATTCGCTGGGCGTGTGGCGATGACCCCACCAAAGTCCCCGCGTTCAGCGATCCCAACAGCTTTACCGCTCCCCCAATGACAGAACTCCGCCGTGATCTGAAGAAATTCGAGTACGTCGATGTCGGTCCAAAAATCCCCAACTACACCCCGGGTAAAAAATGGGGCACTCAGAGCGCACCACGCAACTTAATGCAGAAGCCACTGTCTGTTGCAGAATCAATCAAGCACTTTGTCACACCCCAGGGCATAGCAGTTCGGCGTTATGCAGACGAGCGTGATTTTCATTCCAAACCGATCGCAATGACCTGGGATGAGCGAGGTCGTCTGTGGGTTTGCGAGACCGTCGACTACCCCAATGAGTTAGGAAAAGATCGCGACCGCATCCGAATTTGTGAGGATACTGATGCTGACCACGTGGCTGACAAATTCACGGTATTCGCAGAAGGCTTGAGTATTCCCACCGCCATCGTCATTGTTCGCGGTGGCGCGGTCGTACAGAATGGCACGGAGACAATCTATTTAAAAGACACCGATGGCGATGATGTTGCCGATCAACAGACAACACTCATTTCAAACTGGACACTGGGAGACACGCACGGCGGCGTCAGCAATTTCCGCTACGGGCTGGATAACTGGATCTGGGCGATGCAGGGCTACAACAAAAGCACCCCCAAATTCAACGGCCAGGCCACACAATCGTTCGGACAGGGATTCTGGCGTTTCAAACTCTCACAGACGGATCCGCCACAAGTCACCGATCTGGAGTTTATTCGTTCGAGTGATAATAACACCTGGGGGTTGGGGATCAGCGAAGAAGGTCTGATCTTTGGTTCCACTGCGAATGGAAACCCCAGCATGTTTATGCCGGTTCCCAATCGGTACTATGAACGGGTTCGCGGCTGGGCGCCTTCGACCCTGCATTCGATTGCAGACTCTCATCTCTTCAAACCGATCACAGACAAAATTCGCCAGGTGGATCACCACGGCGGATACACGGCTGCAGCAGGCCACGCACTTTACACAGCCCGCACATTTCCTCAGCAATGGTGGAACAAGACCGCCTTCGTCTGCGGTCCGACTGGTCATCTCGTCGGCACATATGTGCTTCGCCGCGATGGTGCGAATTATGAATCGACCAGTCCCGTCAATTTGCTTGCCAGTGATGATGAGTGGAGTGCGCCCGTCCTGGCAGAAGTCGGCCCGGACGGCGCGGTCTGGGTGATCGACTGGTACAACTACATTGTCCAACACAACCCGACGCCTCATGGCTTCAAAACAGGCAAGGGCAGGGCCTACGAAAGTGATTTGAGAGACAAAAAACATGGGCGAATTTATCGCGTCGTGCCTGTTTCAAAAAAAGGCGACAATCTTCACGACGCTGACAGCCTTGCAAATAAATCGAACAAAGAACTGATTGAAGTACTCAAGCACCCCTCCTTCGTCTGGCGTCTGCAGGCACAACGTCTGCTCATTGAACGTAAGGCAGACGATGTCCTGCAACCGTTAGTTGCTCTGGCCGCTGATCAGGCCGTTGATCAAGTGGACCTCAACGTGGGAGCCATCCACGCACTCCACACTTTGAAAGGCCTGGGATACGTTCAACTTGATACGCGGTTCAAGGCTGCCGGCTTTGTGACTCGTTGTCTCAAAAACGGTCTGACTCATCCGTCAGCGGGAGTCCGGCGAAATGCGATCGCCGTTTTACCGACAGACGAAAATGGCTTAGATCTCTTGCTGGCGCATCGCCGTTTGTTTGATGACCGCGATGTCCAGATACGCTTGCAGGCGATTCTGACACTTGCTGATATGCCTGCTTCAGACCAGGCAGGTAAACTGATCGCCGAGCTTGCTGCAAAAGAAACCGATGGCATTTTGATTGATGGCTTGACGTCTGCCGCAGCGACGCATGCCATTCCCTTTTTGCAATCGGTCACTTCACAGAAGGCACGTCCTGCTGCGAATGCTAATATTCAGATCGCACGTACCATCGCCGAGCATATTGGCCGCGGAAAACCCGATGCGCAAACTCTGCAATCCATTATCTCAGGGATGCAAGAGGCCAATCCTGCTATCGTCAGTGCCGTTCTGAACGGCTTGACCGAGGGTCTGCCAGCAAAGTTTACGCTTGCCAAGTCTGACTCACTGGATGCGACTCTGATTTCTGCCTTTGAACGGATCGATCCTGCCAGCAGGTTCAAGCTGCTCCAACTTGCCAATCAGTGTCATACCGACGCCTTGGCTCACTATGCTGAAGAAATGATAGAATCGCTCGTCGATCAGCTCAGCAGCGAAAACACAAAACCAGAAATGCGTGTGGCCGCCGCCCGCGACCTGGTCAGCTTTCGCGTCAATGATGACGACGTCGTGAGCCAGATTATCGAACAGATTCATGCACAGACGCCCCCCGAGGTGGCGGACCAGCTCTTTGAAGTAATCGGACGGAGTCAATCGCCGCTGGCGGGAGAAGTAATCGTGGAAACGTTATCAACGCTGACCCCCAGAGTGAAATCGACGGCGATCAATATCATCCTCAGTAAACCTGCCTGGACCAAATCGTTGTTGAACGCCGCTGCAAAGCGCCAATTCGATCTGAACGATTTATCGCTTGAACAGAAGCAGGCACTGCGATCTTTTCCAGACGAAACACTTCGTCTTCAAGCAGAGAAACTTCTTGCAATGGGGGGAGGACTTCCGGATGCCAATCGTGAGAAAGTACTGCAGTCGTTAATGCACGTAACCAAGGTCACAGGTGACTCTGATGCCGGCCGAGAAATTTTTAAAAAGGTCTGTGCGGCCTGCCATCAGCATGGTGAGCTGGGCCATTCGATTGGACCAAACTTAACCGGCATGGCCGTTCACCCTAAAGCCGAACTGTTGACACACATTCTCGATCCGTCACGAAATGTGGAAGGCAATTTTCGGCTCTACAAAGTTTTGACGCTGGATGGCAAGATCATCAATGGGATGCTGGCGGGTGAAAGCCGGACCAGCATCACGATCGTAGATTCCCAGGCAAAGAAATTCGATGTCCCCCGCGAAGACATCGACGAACTGATCGCGTCACGCAAATCGGTGATGCCCGAAGGATTTGAAAAGCAGATTACCGAACAGCAACTGACCGACCTGCTGGAATTCCTCACCAGCAAGGGGCGTTTTCTACCCATTCCACTGGGCCGCTACGCCACCGCTGTCAGCACCAAACCGTTATTTCACGACGGCGAAAACGGACCGGATCAGATGATCTTCCCCGACTGGAAACCCAAAACCTTCAAAGAGATTCCCTTTGTCCTGACTGATCCCCGCGGCCAGTCGACCCCCAATATAATTTTACTCAACGGACCTTTCGGCCCCCTGCCACCCAAGATGCCGAAGGCCGTTTCCCTGCCGTGCAATTCCAGAGCCAAAACGATTCACCTGTTGAGCGGCGTCGGCGGCTGGAGCTTCCCGGCCAGCAGAGAGAAGTCGGTTTCAATGATCGTACGTCTGCACTACGCCGACGGCCAGACGGAAGATCACCGGCTCCTCAACGGAGCCCACTTCGCCGACTACATCCGCCGCGTCGACGTACCGGAAAGCGAATTCGCCTGGATGCTGAGAGGCCAGCAAATACGTTACCTCGGCGTCAAACCAAAGCGTCAGGACAAGATCACAAACATCGAACTCATCAAAGGCACCGACAACACCGCCCCCATCGTCATGGCCGTGACCATCGAACGCTAG